A window from uncultured Fibrobacter sp. encodes these proteins:
- a CDS encoding TIGR01440 family protein yields the protein MNAAKELVEKAHLSAGNIVVIGCSTSSTLGNDIGSHSVPEVGKAIFEGLQSVFKPLGIYIAAQCCEHLNRAIIVEHAAVPNAELVNVVPQPKAGGSFATACYGAFEHAVAIEHIKADAGLDIGSTLIGMHLKEVAVPVHMQQTHIGKAILIAARTRPKFIGGERAHYDESLKDGYPKF from the coding sequence ATGAACGCCGCCAAGGAACTTGTAGAAAAGGCACACCTCTCGGCGGGCAACATCGTAGTGATTGGTTGCAGCACGAGTTCCACGCTCGGAAACGACATCGGAAGCCACTCCGTGCCCGAAGTCGGCAAGGCCATTTTCGAAGGTTTACAGTCGGTTTTCAAGCCGCTGGGCATCTACATTGCAGCGCAATGCTGCGAACACCTGAACCGTGCGATTATCGTTGAACATGCCGCAGTCCCAAACGCCGAACTCGTGAACGTGGTTCCGCAGCCCAAGGCTGGTGGCTCTTTCGCAACGGCCTGCTACGGAGCCTTTGAACATGCAGTCGCCATCGAGCATATCAAGGCGGACGCCGGCCTCGACATCGGCAGTACTCTTATCGGCATGCATCTGAAAGAAGTTGCGGTTCCGGTCCATATGCAGCAGACGCATATCGGCAAGGCAATCCTGATTGCCGCACGCACCCGCCCGAAGTTTATCGGCGGCGAACGTGCACATTACGACGAAAGCCTCAAGGACGGCTATCCGAAATTCTAA
- a CDS encoding EAL domain-containing protein, translating to MVVMNGEPHTEHPKGPQGAQYAGGPGPGGSAFPRPEKVDPITGLDLVAWFFAQTQKDHSFYPLHKSTITFFNVMNFKTINQRFSYQGGNAYLCKFRDELKHLFEGETVLRAGADHLVVISLNLSPEEIAMRVAMLNKVMGSYEGGLRNQIKAGIYIADGTPQKPIIMMDRASLACREVHGIFNKDYCVYDDALKNKYEQKQYVLDHFDEAFEKGYFHVYYQPVVRALTGKVCGYEALARWIDPVKGIIPPFIFIDVLEKVHLIHKLDAYIIEQACKDLRDDIDSGYAYEPISVNLSRLDFELSDIKKIVDNAVAKYNVPKEYLVLEVTESAFSSDLTNLGEIINSFRADGYEVWLDDFGSGYSSFNNLQTYDFDFLKIDMNFLRNFDKTPKSKVIIASIVDMAKRLGIHTLAEGVETEEQYEFLKRIGCELIQGYYFSKPIPLEEYHTRRAELCSFATNETPEEKHYFDDIGRINFLDNTPLRKQRLDVASDIPIAIIEREDRKYKFIFINNAFKKTIQSFGAQTTEEVIARIGAYGNKEDATKRFEKLLYSEQNQETVEFVERVENLKIISKARFLSRNGNKAAYAFVVRVMANQVV from the coding sequence ATGGTAGTGATGAATGGTGAACCCCATACGGAACATCCGAAAGGTCCCCAGGGCGCACAATATGCAGGTGGCCCAGGTCCTGGTGGTTCCGCATTTCCAAGACCCGAAAAAGTAGACCCCATTACCGGTCTCGACCTTGTAGCATGGTTCTTTGCACAAACTCAAAAGGACCACAGTTTCTATCCGCTCCATAAATCGACCATCACGTTCTTTAACGTGATGAATTTCAAGACAATCAACCAGCGTTTCTCGTACCAGGGCGGAAATGCATATCTATGCAAATTTAGGGACGAACTCAAGCATCTTTTTGAAGGCGAAACCGTATTGCGAGCTGGTGCGGACCACCTAGTCGTCATCAGCCTGAACCTTTCGCCCGAAGAAATCGCCATGCGTGTGGCCATGCTTAATAAGGTGATGGGCAGTTACGAAGGGGGGCTTCGGAATCAAATCAAGGCGGGAATTTACATTGCCGACGGGACCCCACAGAAACCCATCATTATGATGGACAGGGCATCGCTTGCCTGCCGAGAAGTTCACGGAATTTTCAACAAGGACTACTGCGTCTACGACGACGCACTCAAGAATAAGTACGAACAGAAACAGTACGTGCTAGACCATTTTGATGAAGCCTTTGAAAAAGGGTATTTCCACGTTTATTATCAACCCGTCGTGCGCGCCCTAACGGGAAAGGTCTGCGGCTACGAGGCCCTCGCCCGCTGGATCGATCCAGTCAAGGGAATCATTCCGCCGTTCATCTTTATCGACGTACTTGAAAAGGTGCACCTGATTCACAAGCTTGACGCCTACATTATCGAACAGGCATGCAAGGACCTTCGTGACGACATCGACAGCGGATACGCCTACGAACCCATCTCGGTAAACCTTTCGAGACTTGACTTTGAGCTGAGCGATATCAAGAAAATCGTAGATAATGCCGTAGCCAAGTACAACGTCCCCAAGGAATATCTGGTACTAGAAGTAACCGAAAGTGCCTTTTCCTCGGACCTTACAAACCTGGGCGAAATTATCAACAGCTTTAGGGCCGACGGCTACGAGGTCTGGCTCGACGACTTCGGTTCCGGGTACAGCTCCTTTAACAACCTGCAGACCTACGATTTCGACTTCCTGAAGATCGACATGAACTTCCTTCGGAACTTCGACAAGACCCCGAAGTCCAAGGTCATTATCGCATCCATCGTGGACATGGCGAAAAGACTCGGCATACACACCTTGGCCGAAGGTGTCGAAACCGAGGAACAATACGAATTCCTAAAGCGCATCGGTTGCGAACTGATTCAAGGGTACTATTTCAGCAAGCCCATTCCGCTTGAAGAATACCATACCAGGCGAGCGGAGCTCTGCAGTTTCGCAACAAACGAAACCCCCGAAGAAAAGCACTATTTCGACGATATTGGTCGCATCAATTTCCTGGACAATACTCCGCTGCGTAAACAACGGCTGGATGTCGCCAGCGATATTCCGATTGCAATCATTGAACGAGAAGATCGAAAATACAAGTTCATCTTTATCAATAATGCGTTCAAAAAGACGATCCAATCGTTCGGGGCTCAAACAACCGAAGAAGTTATCGCACGTATTGGCGCCTACGGAAACAAGGAAGACGCCACGAAACGCTTTGAGAAACTTCTTTATTCGGAACAGAATCAAGAAACGGTCGAGTTTGTCGAACGAGTCGAAAACCTGAAAATCATAAGCAAGGCCAGATTCCTGAGCCGAAACGGAAACAAGGCCGCCTACGCTTTTGTCGTCAGGGTAATGGCAAACCAAGTGGTTTGA